A region from the Arachis ipaensis cultivar K30076 chromosome B01, Araip1.1, whole genome shotgun sequence genome encodes:
- the LOC107633823 gene encoding uncharacterized protein LOC107633823 → MAHRPTQRRNQAAPLQYNPSSSTVTAPPKAKHTTTATATAGAAAVPFPYPKPNPDLIAQLSRPNNHSSFMAKQFSSLNLGPNTHKTKQHALSHAKSMTSSCIVDSSSKLSLLKPNTASSNNKLAPKVEKEGAKRSSLEKKPQKSKLHGLLAMKNENEKRKKKSSVVEKSKNPVEEEEEEGHGDGDKRRSCVVSSVSSGRRRSMCGPSEAELGDVFAINGVKLVSADMPPFMQIHAVDCARKTLDSMEKFTSKTLALSLKKEFDGVYGPAWHCIVGTSFGSYVTHSVGGFLYFSMDQKLYILLFKTAVQKVN, encoded by the exons ATGGCGCACCGCCCCACTCAGCGGCGGAATCAGGCGGCGCCTCTACAATACAATCCCTCATCATCCACAGTTACCGCTCCGCCAAAGGCAAAGCACAccaccaccgccaccgccaccgccgGCGCCGCCGCCGTCCCTTTTCCGTACCCGAAACCAAATCCAGATCTCATAGCACAACTATCTAGACCTAATAACCATTCTTCTTTCATGGCGAAACAGTTCTCAAGCCTAAACTTGGGTCCAAACACTCACAAAACCAAACAACACGCTCTCTCACACGCAAAATCCATGACATCATCTTGCATAGTTGATTCCTCCTCCAAGCTCTCGCTTCTCAAACCGAACACCGCCTCCAGTAACAATAAACTTGCACCGAAGGTTGAAAAAGAGGGTGCTAAGAGAAGTTCATTGGAGAAGAAGCCACAGAAATCGAAACTTCACGGTTTGTTGGCGATGAAGAACGAGAacgagaagaggaagaagaagagttctGTGGTTGAAAAGTCAAAGAAtcctgtagaagaagaagaagaagaaggacacGGTGATGGTGATAAGAGAAGAAGCTGTGTGGTTTCTTCGGTGAGTAGCGGAAGAAGGAGGTCCATGTGTGGACCCTCAGAAGCTGAATTAGGAGATGTATTTGCGATCAACGGTGTAAAATTGGTGTCAGCTGATATGCCACCGTTTATGCAGATCCACGCCGTTGATTGTGCCAGAAAGACTCTTGATAGCATGGAAAAGTTCACATCCAAGACCCTTGCACTCTCCCTCAAAAAG GAATTTGATGGGGTGTATGGGCCAGCATGGCACTGTATAGTGGGGACTAGTTTTGGGTCATATGTGACACATTCAGTTGGAGGGTTCCTATATTTCTCAATGGATCAGAAATTGTACATCCTCTTGTTTAAGACCGCTGTTCAAAAGGTTAACTGA